From Streptomyces fungicidicus, one genomic window encodes:
- a CDS encoding calcium:proton antiporter, translating into MTARLRLAAQWTTLVPVFAVVLLVLTWGRELPGWIVAVVTLVLAGAVLAAVHHAEVVAHRVGEPFGSLVLAVAVTVIEVALIVTLMIDGGDKSATLARDTVFAAVMITVNGILGLSLLVGSLRHGTAVFNSEGTGAALATVATLATLSLVLPTFTTSKPGPEFSTVQLTFAAVSSLILYALFVATQTVRHRDYFLPIVKQSEKASPVEEHAEAPTTRVALISLGLLGLALIGVVGLAKGVSPTIESGVEAAGLPHSVVGVVIALLVLLPETIAAVRAARRNQVQTSMNLALGSAMASIGLTIPAVALASLWLTGPLVLGLGNTHLVLLALTMVVGALTVVPGRATPLQGGVHLVLLAAYLELALNP; encoded by the coding sequence ATGACCGCTCGGCTCAGGCTCGCGGCCCAGTGGACAACCCTGGTGCCGGTGTTCGCCGTAGTCCTGCTGGTCCTGACCTGGGGACGTGAACTGCCCGGCTGGATCGTCGCGGTGGTGACCCTGGTCCTCGCGGGCGCCGTGCTGGCCGCAGTGCACCACGCGGAGGTGGTCGCCCACCGGGTCGGTGAGCCGTTCGGCTCCCTGGTGCTGGCGGTCGCCGTCACCGTCATCGAGGTGGCGCTGATCGTCACGCTGATGATCGACGGCGGGGACAAGAGCGCGACGCTCGCCAGAGACACCGTGTTCGCGGCCGTGATGATCACCGTCAACGGCATCCTCGGACTGAGTCTGCTGGTGGGATCACTGCGTCACGGCACGGCGGTCTTCAATTCGGAGGGCACCGGCGCCGCCCTCGCCACCGTCGCGACGCTGGCGACCCTCAGCCTCGTGCTCCCGACGTTCACCACGAGCAAGCCGGGTCCGGAGTTCTCCACCGTGCAGCTCACGTTCGCGGCGGTCTCCTCGCTGATCCTCTACGCCCTCTTCGTGGCGACGCAGACGGTGCGACATCGCGACTACTTCCTGCCGATCGTCAAACAGAGCGAGAAGGCCAGCCCGGTGGAGGAGCACGCGGAGGCCCCCACCACGCGCGTCGCCCTGATCAGTCTCGGGCTGCTGGGCCTGGCCCTGATCGGAGTGGTCGGCCTGGCCAAAGGGGTCTCGCCCACGATCGAGTCCGGCGTGGAAGCGGCCGGGCTGCCGCACTCCGTGGTCGGTGTGGTCATCGCCCTGCTGGTCCTCCTCCCGGAGACCATCGCCGCGGTGCGCGCCGCGCGCCGCAACCAGGTGCAGACCAGCATGAACCTGGCGCTCGGCTCGGCCATGGCGAGCATCGGCCTGACCATCCCGGCCGTCGCGCTGGCGTCCCTCTGGCTCACCGGCCCGCTCGTCCTCGGCCTCGGCAACACCCATCTGGTGCTGCTCGCCCTGACCATGGTGGTGGGCGCGCTGACCGTCGTTCCCGGACGCGCCACACCGCTCCAGGGAGGCGTGCACCTGGTGCTGCTCGCCGCCTATCTGGAGCTGGCGCTCAACCCGTAG
- the uvrA gene encoding excinuclease ABC subunit UvrA yields the protein MADRLIVRGAREHNLKNVSLDLPRDSLIVFTGLSGSGKSSLAFDTIFAEGQRRYVESLSSYARQFLGQMDKPDVDFIEGLSPAVSIDQKSTSRNPRSTVGTITEVYDYLRLLFARIGKPHCPECSRPISRQSPQAIVDRVLELPEGSRFQVLSPLVRERKGEFVDLFSDLQTKGYSRARVDGETVQLSSPPTLKKQEKHTIEVVVDRLTVKDGAKRRLTDSVETALGLSGGMVVLDFVDLPEDDPERERMFSEHLYCPYDDLSFEELEPRSFSFNSPFGACPECTGIGTRMEVDPELIVPDPDKTLDEGAIHPWSHGHTKDYFDRLIGALADALGFRTDIPFAGLPQRARKALLYGHKTQVEVRYRNRYGRERRYTTAFEGAVPFVKRRHSEAESDAGRERFEGYMREVPCPTCEGTRLKPVVLAVTVMDKSIAEVSAMSISDCADFLGELRLTARDKKIAERVLKEVNERLRFLVDVGLDYLSLNRAAGTLSGGEAQRIRLATQIGSGLVGVLYVLDEPSIGLHQRDNHRLIETLVRLRDMGNTLIVVEHDEDTIKVADWIVDIGPGAGEHGGKVVHSGSLKELLANAESQTGQYLAGKKAIPLPDIRRPHDPSRRLTVHGARENNLQDIDVSFPLGVFTAVTGVSGSGKSTLVNDILYTHLARELNGARSVPGRHTRVDGDDLVDKVVHVDQSPIGRTPRSNPATYTGVFDHVRKLFAETTEAKVRGYMPGRFSFNVKGGRCENCAGDGTIKIEMNFLPDVYVPCEVCHGARYNRETLEVHYKGKSIADVLNMPIEEAMNFFEAVPGISRHLTTLNDVGLGYVRLGQAATTLSGGEAQRVKLASELQKRSTGRTVYVLDEPTTGLHFEDISKLLKVLSGLVEKGNTVIVIEHNLDVIKTADWVVDMGPEGGAGGGLVVAEGTPEQIAAVPASHTGKFLQDILGAERISDAAEVRAPRRTAAKKTAAARTGARKTATKAVGGTTAKKAATKATKAPAKKTTRATKA from the coding sequence GTGGCCGACCGTCTCATCGTCCGTGGAGCGCGCGAGCACAACCTCAAGAACGTCTCGCTCGATCTCCCGCGCGACTCGCTCATCGTCTTCACGGGCCTGTCGGGGTCGGGCAAGTCCTCACTGGCCTTCGACACGATCTTCGCCGAGGGCCAGCGGCGCTACGTGGAGTCGCTCTCCTCGTACGCCCGGCAGTTCCTCGGCCAGATGGACAAGCCGGACGTCGACTTCATCGAGGGCCTGTCCCCGGCGGTCTCCATCGACCAGAAGTCGACCTCCCGCAACCCGCGCTCCACGGTCGGCACCATCACCGAGGTCTACGACTACCTGCGTCTGCTCTTCGCGCGCATCGGCAAGCCGCACTGCCCCGAGTGCTCCCGGCCGATCTCCCGCCAGTCGCCGCAGGCCATCGTCGACAGGGTCCTGGAGCTCCCGGAGGGGAGCCGCTTCCAGGTGCTCTCGCCGCTGGTGCGCGAGCGCAAGGGCGAGTTCGTCGACCTCTTCTCCGACCTCCAGACCAAGGGCTACTCCCGCGCGCGGGTGGACGGCGAGACCGTCCAGCTCTCCAGCCCGCCCACCCTGAAGAAGCAGGAGAAGCACACCATCGAGGTGGTCGTCGACCGCCTCACGGTCAAGGACGGCGCCAAGCGCCGCCTGACCGACTCCGTGGAGACCGCCCTCGGGCTGTCCGGCGGCATGGTGGTGCTCGACTTCGTCGACCTCCCCGAGGACGACCCCGAGCGCGAGCGCATGTTCTCCGAGCACCTGTACTGCCCGTACGACGACCTGTCCTTCGAGGAGCTGGAGCCCCGCTCCTTCTCCTTCAACTCGCCCTTCGGCGCCTGCCCCGAGTGCACCGGCATCGGCACGCGCATGGAGGTCGACCCCGAGCTGATCGTCCCGGACCCGGACAAGACGCTCGACGAGGGCGCCATCCACCCCTGGTCGCACGGCCACACCAAGGACTACTTCGACCGTCTGATCGGCGCCCTCGCCGACGCCCTGGGCTTCCGCACCGACATCCCCTTCGCGGGACTGCCGCAGCGCGCCAGGAAGGCCCTGCTGTACGGCCACAAGACCCAGGTCGAGGTCCGCTACCGCAACCGCTACGGCCGGGAGCGCCGCTACACCACCGCCTTCGAGGGCGCCGTCCCCTTCGTCAAGCGCCGGCACAGCGAGGCCGAGAGCGACGCCGGCCGGGAGCGCTTCGAGGGCTACATGCGAGAGGTGCCCTGCCCCACGTGCGAGGGCACCCGGCTCAAGCCGGTCGTGCTCGCCGTCACCGTCATGGACAAGTCCATCGCCGAGGTCTCGGCGATGTCCATCAGCGACTGCGCCGACTTCCTGGGCGAGCTGAGGCTCACCGCCCGCGACAAGAAGATCGCCGAGCGCGTGCTCAAGGAGGTCAACGAGCGGCTGCGGTTCCTGGTCGACGTCGGCCTGGACTACCTCTCCCTGAACCGCGCGGCGGGCACGCTCTCCGGCGGCGAGGCCCAGCGCATCCGCCTGGCCACCCAGATCGGCTCCGGACTCGTCGGCGTGCTCTACGTCCTCGACGAGCCGTCCATCGGGCTGCACCAGCGCGACAACCACCGGCTGATCGAGACCCTGGTCCGGCTGCGCGACATGGGCAACACGCTCATCGTCGTCGAGCACGACGAGGACACCATTAAGGTCGCCGACTGGATCGTCGACATCGGCCCCGGCGCCGGGGAGCACGGCGGCAAGGTCGTGCACAGCGGCTCCCTCAAGGAGCTGCTCGCCAACGCCGAGTCGCAGACCGGCCAGTACCTGGCCGGCAAGAAGGCCATCCCGCTGCCCGACATCCGCCGCCCGCACGACCCGTCGCGCCGGCTCACGGTGCACGGCGCCCGCGAGAACAACCTCCAGGACATCGACGTGTCCTTCCCGCTGGGCGTGTTCACCGCGGTCACCGGTGTGTCCGGCTCCGGCAAGTCCACGCTGGTCAACGACATCCTGTACACCCACCTGGCCCGCGAGCTGAACGGCGCCCGCAGCGTGCCCGGACGGCACACCCGGGTGGACGGCGACGACCTCGTCGACAAGGTCGTCCACGTCGACCAGTCGCCCATCGGCCGCACCCCGCGCTCCAACCCGGCGACGTACACCGGTGTCTTCGACCACGTCCGCAAGCTGTTCGCCGAGACGACGGAGGCGAAGGTCCGCGGCTACATGCCCGGCCGCTTCTCCTTCAACGTCAAGGGCGGCCGCTGCGAGAACTGCGCGGGCGACGGCACGATCAAGATCGAGATGAACTTCCTCCCGGACGTGTACGTCCCGTGCGAGGTCTGCCACGGCGCCCGCTACAACCGGGAGACCCTGGAGGTCCACTACAAGGGCAAGTCCATCGCCGACGTCCTCAACATGCCGATCGAAGAGGCCATGAACTTCTTCGAGGCGGTCCCGGGCATCTCCCGCCACCTCACGACGCTCAACGACGTCGGACTCGGGTACGTCCGGCTCGGTCAGGCCGCGACCACCCTGTCCGGCGGTGAGGCGCAGCGCGTGAAGCTCGCGAGCGAGCTGCAGAAGCGCTCCACCGGCCGCACGGTCTACGTCCTGGACGAGCCGACCACCGGTCTGCACTTCGAGGACATCAGCAAGCTGCTGAAGGTCCTGTCCGGCCTGGTCGAGAAGGGCAACACGGTCATCGTCATCGAGCACAACCTCGACGTGATCAAGACGGCGGACTGGGTCGTCGACATGGGTCCCGAGGGCGGCGCGGGCGGCGGCCTGGTCGTCGCG
- a CDS encoding maleylpyruvate isomerase family mycothiol-dependent enzyme, with product MIDHADDLASVQAATERLLSAAAALDNAAVTQSSRLPGWTRGHVLAHLARNADALVNVLEGRPMYASAEARDADIERDAPRPLDAHLADVRESAERFRAAGAAPADWSREVELRNGVTDRAERVPFRRWVEVALHHVDLGIGYELEDLPADFTEREIAFLAARFDGHRDVPPTALATEDGRTWTTGGGADGGPVAVGGTAADLLGWLAGRRDGAALTVKGGALPSLPPL from the coding sequence ATGATTGATCACGCTGATGACCTGGCGTCTGTACAAGCAGCGACCGAACGGCTGCTCAGCGCGGCCGCCGCACTGGACAACGCGGCTGTGACCCAGTCGTCACGGCTTCCCGGCTGGACCCGCGGCCATGTGCTCGCCCACCTGGCCCGCAACGCGGACGCCCTGGTGAACGTCCTGGAGGGCCGCCCCATGTACGCGTCCGCCGAGGCGCGGGACGCCGACATCGAGCGGGACGCGCCGCGCCCCCTCGACGCGCACCTCGCCGACGTGCGGGAGAGCGCCGAGCGCTTCCGTGCGGCGGGCGCGGCCCCGGCGGACTGGTCGCGCGAGGTGGAACTGCGCAACGGGGTCACGGACCGGGCGGAGCGGGTGCCGTTCCGGCGCTGGGTGGAGGTGGCGCTGCACCACGTGGACCTGGGGATCGGCTACGAGCTGGAGGACCTGCCGGCGGACTTCACGGAGCGGGAGATCGCCTTCCTGGCGGCACGGTTCGACGGGCACCGGGACGTGCCGCCGACCGCCCTGGCCACCGAGGACGGCAGGACCTGGACCACCGGCGGCGGGGCGGACGGCGGTCCGGTCGCGGTCGGCGGGACGGCCGCCGACCTGCTCGGCTGGCTGGCCGGCCGCCGGGACGGCGCCGCCCTGACCGTGAAGGGCGGCGCCCTCCCGTCGCTTCCGCCGCTCTAG
- a CDS encoding MBL fold metallo-hydrolase, with protein MTYSGRVTVGGPADVHELKDLMITKIAVGPMDNNAYLLRCRATDEQVLIDAANDAEALLGTIGDDGIASVVTTHRHGDHWQALAAVVAATGARTLAGREDAEGIPVPTDVPVDDGDIVRVGRVELTARRLVGHTPGSIALVYDDPHGHPHVFTGDCLFPGGVGNTHKDPEAFASLIHDVETKIFDVLPDETWVYPGHGDDTTLGAERPHLPEWRARGW; from the coding sequence ATGACGTACAGCGGTCGGGTGACGGTCGGCGGCCCAGCCGACGTGCACGAACTCAAGGACCTGATGATCACCAAGATCGCGGTCGGCCCCATGGACAACAACGCCTATCTGCTGCGTTGCCGGGCCACCGACGAGCAGGTGCTGATCGACGCGGCCAACGACGCGGAGGCCCTGCTGGGGACGATCGGTGACGACGGCATCGCGTCCGTCGTCACCACCCACCGGCACGGCGACCACTGGCAGGCGCTCGCCGCGGTCGTCGCCGCCACCGGCGCCCGGACCCTCGCGGGCCGGGAGGACGCCGAGGGCATCCCGGTGCCGACGGACGTGCCGGTCGACGACGGCGACATCGTCCGCGTCGGCCGGGTGGAACTCACCGCCCGCCGTCTGGTCGGACACACCCCCGGCTCGATCGCCCTCGTCTACGACGACCCCCACGGGCACCCGCACGTGTTCACCGGGGACTGTCTGTTCCCGGGCGGTGTGGGCAACACCCACAAGGACCCGGAGGCGTTCGCGAGCCTGATCCATGACGTCGAGACCAAGATCTTCGACGTGCTGCCGGACGAGACCTGGGTGTACCCCGGCCACGGCGACGACACCACCCTGGGCGCCGAGCGCCCGCATCTGCCGGAGTGGCGCGCGCGGGGCTGGTGA
- the aroQ gene encoding type II 3-dehydroquinate dehydratase: protein MPRNLASAPIMILNGPNLNLLGQRQPEIYGSDTLADVEAMCAKAAAARGGTVDLRQSNHEGQLVDWIHEARLSHCGIVINPGAYSHTSVAILDALHTCDGLPVVEVHISNIHRRESFRHHSYVSLRADGVIAGCGVQGYVFAVERIAALAGPGLAEA, encoded by the coding sequence GTGCCCCGCAACCTGGCCAGCGCCCCCATCATGATCCTCAACGGCCCCAACCTGAACCTGCTGGGACAGCGCCAGCCGGAGATCTACGGCTCCGACACGCTCGCCGACGTGGAGGCGATGTGCGCCAAGGCGGCCGCGGCGCGGGGCGGCACCGTGGACCTGCGGCAGTCCAACCACGAGGGCCAACTGGTGGACTGGATCCACGAGGCGCGCCTCAGCCACTGCGGGATCGTCATCAACCCCGGCGCCTACTCGCACACGTCCGTGGCGATCCTCGACGCCCTCCACACCTGTGACGGGCTGCCCGTGGTGGAGGTCCACATCTCCAACATCCACCGGCGCGAGTCCTTCCGGCACCACTCCTACGTCTCCCTGCGCGCCGACGGCGTCATCGCGGGGTGCGGCGTGCAGGGATACGTGTTCGCGGTGGAGCGGATCGCGGCGCTGGCCGGACCGGGACTGGCCGAGGCGTAG